The DNA sequence ACATTAATACCTAAGTCTTTTAAAGAATTAGTTAAGATTTCAGCATCTGTGATTTTGGTTCTTAAGGTGCTAAAATGAGACATGGGGGATTCCTCCTAAAAGATTAATAAAAACAACAAACAATTAAAAAGTAAAAAGCACATAATGTGCGATGAAAACTGTTAGCCTAAGCTAACCCTTCTCTGAAGCAGAGAAAGCCTGTTAAAACTCCATGCGTTGATATTCCGCTATGGAGGACGAAGCAGGTCGGGCGCGTTGTCTTGCCCAGTCTCGTAGTGCTGAGACCTGTTCAGTCATAGTGCGGGATAGGGGCAATGTGGACTTGATAGCGGCGATAATGTCTAGCTGTGTGAACTCTCGCTCTTGGGCAAAAGCCTCATACATAGCGGCGACGATCGCTTGTTCTATTTCAGCCCCTGAAAACCCGTCAGAAACCTTTGCTAATTGATCCAGATCAAATCTGTCAATATCATGGCGACGTTTTTTGAGGTGAATATGGAAAATCGCTTCTCTTTCTTGGGCATTAGGTAAATCAACGAAGAAGATTTCGTCAAAACGACCTTTGCGTAAAAACTCACCGGGTAGTTTTTCTAAACGGTTAGCCGTTGCCATTACGAATACAGGGGATTGTTTTTCCTGCATCCATGTGAGGAATGAACCGAAAATACGACTAGATGTTCCTCCATCAGAATCTCCAGAACCCGCACTACCTGCGAAGGCCTTGTCTAACTCATCGATAAAGAGTATAGCAGGAGAAATTGATTCTGCGGTTTTTAAGGCACTGCGTAAATTGGCTTCAGATTTACCAACCATCGAACCATCATAGACTCTACCCATATCTAAGCGAAGTAAGGGTAAACCCCATAGTTTAGAAGTAGTTTTGGCAATGAGTGACTTTCCGCACCCCGGTACGCCTAAAATCAGCATCCCTTTAGGTTGAGGTAGTCCATAATCTCTTGCTTTTTCAGTGAAAGCCTGAGAACGTTGAGTTAACCAGCGTTTCAGTTCTTCTAAACCACCTACTCCCTTGATAGTTTCATCCTCCTCGATATAGTCTAGGATACCGTTACGACGAATTAGTTGCTTTTTCTCAGAAAGGACAATTTCAACCTCTTCATCGCTTAATTTTCCTGCCTTGACTAAGGCTTTACGATATACCTTTTCCGCTTCATCGATGGTTAAACCTAGTGCGGCACGACGCAGTCTTTCCTTAATTTCAGGCTGTAACTGCTTTCCTCTGGCTCTTTTGAGGGCTTTTTCCAAAACCTGATCCAATTCACTGGCTTGGGGTAAGGGAAAATCTAACACCACGAGGTCTTTTTCCAATTCTAAAGGAGTTTGTTGATAAGGGGACATTAATATGATAATCTTATCTGTACCTTTAAAAGAGGCGATCGCATCTCTTAACCAACGGGTAACGGGGGGAGACTCTAAGTAAGGATGTAAGTCTTTGAAGATATAGATTCCAGCTTCCTTCTGTCTGACAACCCACTCGATGGCCGCTTCAGGGGATACGGTGTTGTGTTGTACAGAACTACGACTAGGGTTATCTAATTCCACTAGACCACGAGTAACAGTCCAAGCATAAATGCGAGGGGGATTCTTACTGTCTGACTCTGCCACTATATCGGCGATCGCCTTTTCAGCTCTTTCTTCCTCGGATGTCACCAAGTAGATGAGAGGATATTGAGCTTTAATCAGAGTGTTTAGTTCTTCTTTCATGGGATCAACCTCTTTATGTAGGCAGTTTACTGTCGTTATAGACTATGAATCACCGTTTAGCAGGGAATTAACTCCTCTTGCCCTTCTGTACCAGTAGTCACGGAAGATTTTTCACCAATTAAGGGAAACTCTTCATCAACAATACTAGGTTGGTTTTTCAAAGAAATCATTTTGCCATCACGCATTACCATTGCGGCATTACATTCAGGGCAAACGTGTACTTGGTGAGTTTTGCCATAACTGGCCTCTACTTCCTCCACGGTTTCCGGGTGTTGAAGATAAAAGCTAATAGCTTTTTCGACTAAAGCTGACATGGAATCAGTTTCGATCGCCGCCTTTACTTTCAATTGACGGTGTAAGGTAGGTGGAAGATAAAGAGTAACTTTTTGCTTATCTTGCATATTCGCTTTATTT is a window from the Cyanobacterium sp. Dongsha4 genome containing:
- a CDS encoding AAA family ATPase, translating into MKEELNTLIKAQYPLIYLVTSEEERAEKAIADIVAESDSKNPPRIYAWTVTRGLVELDNPSRSSVQHNTVSPEAAIEWVVRQKEAGIYIFKDLHPYLESPPVTRWLRDAIASFKGTDKIIILMSPYQQTPLELEKDLVVLDFPLPQASELDQVLEKALKRARGKQLQPEIKERLRRAALGLTIDEAEKVYRKALVKAGKLSDEEVEIVLSEKKQLIRRNGILDYIEEDETIKGVGGLEELKRWLTQRSQAFTEKARDYGLPQPKGMLILGVPGCGKSLIAKTTSKLWGLPLLRLDMGRVYDGSMVGKSEANLRSALKTAESISPAILFIDELDKAFAGSAGSGDSDGGTSSRIFGSFLTWMQEKQSPVFVMATANRLEKLPGEFLRKGRFDEIFFVDLPNAQEREAIFHIHLKKRRHDIDRFDLDQLAKVSDGFSGAEIEQAIVAAMYEAFAQEREFTQLDIIAAIKSTLPLSRTMTEQVSALRDWARQRARPASSSIAEYQRMEF